Sequence from the Metopolophium dirhodum isolate CAU chromosome 2, ASM1992520v1, whole genome shotgun sequence genome:
TAAAAAAAGTCCAACAGTCTTATCAGacaattcttatttatttaatattttatagacgttatgatgtaatttgtaaaatattttgtgcattttttgaaagttacataagatttagtattttagatgatattttatttttctgttttcatTTTACACTTAAAACtacatttgaaatactttttatttattttttatttgcaatttaaaaatcttaagacttaattttataaatattaatttagttattttaattttacattattaaattataaatctcaaataaaaaaattaaatttaaagtgcTAAAATAGTAGACAAATATCTTTATATTTCTAAGTGACTTTAGTTTTTAGACATCTTGTAATTAtgacgtaataattatattcactatgatcgtgaaatataatataatgtattatgatatagtaACATAACATTGGATAAGTAATACTTTatgcttttatattttgtgttgacGTTTAATTTACGTGGGTATCggctatacctactattaaggTCCGGTTGGCTATTGTCACCTTGAcaagatattttatttctctGTACCATATACGTTCAGAAACATCAGAACCCAATATGGTAGTAAAGATACAAACCTCAACTACACATACTTGTTTTTAATTGAAACgggatatttatattttaatccttTCTAAATAAAACAGTATTATACGTTCACGGCGAGTTTAATACTCAACAACATtcgatgtttatattttttgcatatgacattaaaaataatacaaatatgtctCTGTGTTTGGAAATTAGTTAATAGGATTGCAAACGAACAGCTTTAATGAGCTCAATAAGGAAACTAATTGTTGGTCTTGTAAGTCTGCTAAAGATATATGCGTAGTAATAAGTACCAATTAGTGTGTGTgactgtaatataaaataaatggtggAGCGctccatataaattatattatacaaataatatgtttatcggAATGATTCTATCATAggccataataaaaatattcagagttAGGTACTGTATATTTTTCATTCTGACCATTTCAAAACTGAgttcttcattatttttttttgtccttgGGGGGATTTGTACGCCACTGCGCTAAACCTAACGTACAAGTTCCCACCGCGTGAAcgattaagaatataatataatatcgtattatgctcattatttgtatatttgaagTGTACTTTTTGTCAATCCTACTCAAGTGAaggacctaacctaacctaaccaaatacTCAGGAAAAATACTTCTGAAAACTGATTCGTTGATATGTCTATACTCTTGACATTGAACAGTCCAaatttaaggatttttaatttaaatgttgaatagTCACCGTTTATAATGCCAtgagttttaaatattcaaaccatATTTAAAGGAGTGAATGAATGAAATTCGATAAAATTGCCTGACTGATCTCAATTAGACATCATAAACAATTCATATCAGTTTTAATGGGTATCTAAAATCGCATGACTGTATCTATCGGTATGGTTGACTTGATATTGGTATATTTTGATTGAAATAAATCACCGGTTGCAAGCAACAGTGTACCACGAAGACTAGTCGAAATCCTATTGAATTTAGTGTGGTAATTTGATTTCAGGTTGCCGGTAAAAGAGACCTGGATCAAGAAGTCGAAGCTCAACAATGGATCGAAGCCGTGACTGGTGAAAAGTTTGCACcgggtaaatattatataatattatattgttatattgcaaaaatatattgatacctTGATAAACACATACCTAACCCGGTCGTACTTGATCAATGGTTTAGGTTTGCCATTCGAGCTAGCACTCAGGGACGGAGTTTTATTATGCAAGCTGATGAACAAACTGGCACCGGGTATTATACCCAAAATTAACACTTCAGGTGGCGATTATAAGATGATGGACAACATAAGCcagtacgtataataatattattataaattattgtcgcGGTGCTAAATGATTTTCTATTcgtcatgaaataaatattattttctagtaaaATATCCAGCTGGGATCAACTAGaggtttttatgttttatttaaaacctcTTATAGTTTACCGACACATCATAGAGCCTATAGACTAtagaggtatataatattataaaaattaactgatTTCTTTACTTCTTTCAAATCGGCTGaaatgtgttttaataaaaatacaaatgcaaaataggtattcaaattacaatcattagactgttttaaattatttttattatactattgtatagtTATACCACTTATACCATATTGTTTAAATCTCGATTATTTGCATATgatgagaatttttaaaatggCGTATATACTACATGGTATACAGGAAAACCATTCTAATAATCTTAGCTCAATCTTTTGGCACAACCGTTCGATTGAAAATTCGTCGaattctatttttgtttttagcaaaaatattgcagttttttttattgttattcccTCTGTAGTTTATTTAATGCGTTATAGTTTTATGGATTAATTTTTGTCCATCTTGAGCTTAAACTGgtgacatattttttatattttttatatttacagtatagttatagactatatttatttattaacttgaaatatttgttttacttacaaaactgttattattattattatgtatttatttatatatagacacggatttttaattacctactttagcatagtaaatattaaaaagctgTGGAGGatggattataaaataaattatgaagagTGAATACGTATGTTTGAGAATTTGCCAAAAAGAACTAAAAACTGCTTAAAATCGAATAATGAGTAAATCATTcagattattgaaaatttattattaggttGTCAATAAATGTTGAGGATAAGATAGGATTTTgcgtttatatattaaatttttttgctgcTCTTGTtctaaaatgtacctacgtctAATAACagcaattacaataatattaataataaagtaggtacttgTTAGTGATTTCTAGAatacaatatcatttttattttaagattaggGAGGAAGGATTtgggttgtaataatattattcttgagtatagtacctatatttggtAATAAAATATCGCAATTATTGGccttaaactatttttaatattgtataccagGGGTCTCCAAACTACGGCCCGCGAACAAATTTTAAACGGCCCGCAGCACCCATAAGacggtaaataaaatatagatatctaaatatatgtgtaatttaaaaagtcGTTATCGCGGGCACGTATCATAATTTATGACGACAGACATTGCAATttccttttatatttttagttttaacgtCGATAACGTAGAGATTAGTCACATAGACGAGCGGTACGACGAAATCATTTCATAACGTTTGTACAGTTACATGTCTAAGTTTGCAGTgcctttattataaatattattatttacactgaAAATCAAACATCGTGAAGAGACTTtagttgatttttataaatttctcccagatattatacagtatccaaatttaaaaaaatttgcaattGAATATATATCTGTATTTGCTACGACTTATTTGTGCGAACAAACTTTTTCTAAAATGAAATACATCAAATCGAAATATAGATCGGCCATGACTGACAAATACttggataaaaattattaaaattacaatgtatatattattataatttaaatttataccaattatatttaagtatattgtagacaatattttataaaaagatttaaagttaacttatatttgtatacctatattttcataaaattaaaaattatgtgttAATAAACTTTTGGCCCGCTAAGagcatttgatattttttgtggCCCTTCAATAAAAAAGTTTGAAGACCCCTGTTGTAtacgaattaaaaatacataaacctAATTACATACTATTcggttattatacaaatttattgcaATCATTGTATACCAATAAATTCTGTAAACCTAATGGTTACTATAAAGTGGTTTTAACAGCCGTACACatgaatattaggtatatgccGTAAATGTCTGctgtttttaaacaaatataatatattatatacatatatgtacttGTATAGTGAGTACGTATTAATTAACGATGATGCTTATTAAATCTGTCGTACGTCTTTTTGTAGATTTCAAAAGGCTTGCATTCAATACGGTGTCCCGGACGTCGATCTGTTCCAGTCTGTTGACTTGTTCGAACAAAAGAACGTATACAGAGTGACCATGACGATATTCGCCATCGGCAGGACGGTACGTGACCATAGACCTAATAAGATATTAAATGGTAGGAGGGAGAAAGAGAGATATAGAGAGGGTGAGAGAGGGGTCCGGGGGCTGACGTTGTTAGAAAAACATGTCACACAACTTAGTCCATCTCTACCCATTAATGGTGTGAGATAGAACGAAGTCGAATAACAACAAAGATAGCTAATACACATACGAGCGATCATGTGTACAGGCCATAGGCGTAAATCGGGGGGGGGGAATTAGGGGGACCACCCCCAACTCTTTAAGACCCCCAAAAATATTTCCTGACTTAACCTcgtaaaccatataatatattatggtaatacgacgtgttaattgatattattgtagCCCCCATCCAgatttttaaccatatttacGCCCATGTAACGGGTATAGTTGGCTGTCTCTTTCTAATAATGTTGGGAACTATTTCACTGGGGGGAGGAGGGGGTTGCATTCCATAAATTGATATTGATATGTCTGTAACGTGCATGCaacgaacatattattaacaaaaaacgGTGACCGGAAGCGGAGTATTTATACCGATCGATGGTTTTAGGCACACAAACACCCAGAATGGAGAGGCCCATCGTTGGGACCAAGGCCGTCCGAGGAGAACAAGCGTGATTTTACTGAAATGCAATTGAGGGCCGGAGAGGGAGTCATCGGACTGCAAGCCGGACAGAACAAAGGTGCCACACAAGCCGGCCAGAACTTTGGAAACACCAGAAAGATATTGCTCGGAAAATGAGAGCGTAAACTCACAATTACGTCCTATACTATACGTTTtcgttatgttttaaaattgatcTAACATTATTCTTTTGTATGCGTTTTTGTTAATGTCGTTGTGCGGCCTCGTGCACAACAATGACgatattgtataacataattatgCCATTTGTTTCGCTATCGATGCTAAGAGAGAAGatgaaaatattgtgtttataattatttaataataagaaaaaagaaaaataataattattattataatatgtaatacaacatACTCAATGCTCTTATAGAATCTGAGCATCACTACAACTTTATTGCAACAATATAAGTACAAAAGTCGTAACAGCCAACGACAGcacactacatattatattcattatgtGTTGAGGtaaaagaatacaatttttaatggaaaataatatacatattacatagtttaaatatctaaaaactgtttagattaaaaaaataaatattgtaatgttgacacggaaaataaaataagtgttttcgttgtgacaataatttatataataatgttattatactatattatattaattattatatatacgttaaAAGGTTTGGTTTATTTTAGTTATCCACATTCATAGTATAATTATACTGAAAACGAACTTATTAACTACGAGGTTGAGGCTACACACAACACAtgcatacattaaaaataattttacacttATAGTAAGTTTCATAACAATAAAAgttggaaataataatacctaaaaatagtattattgttgCGGAAACGTCATGTGTACCAGAATATACGCGtgcattaataaaatgtatttaataacgtTGTATATTACATTAGAAATATAGTTGTGTCGGATAGTTACCGTGGGtgcaatattattgaaatatgaaaaattctattattattttacaatattactatagtagaCAATTCTTAATAGTAACgaattatgaaatttataaaagcAAAATGTTTTTACGTTACTTCATTCGTTTATTCTACttgaactatttatttatttttattttgatatccGTTTTAGTTTTTCACAAAATCTAATCAAAACGGACGTATTTCGAACGGAAAAACGAATTGACTAGCCAAAAAGCACCAAAATGTGTCTCTAAAAATTGGCATATTacatctataatagtataatatattatatatattatatattattttgagcatttttatgaaatttaataatacttttgtcgtgaaaataaaaacagaacggcataaatgtttacaatactaagGTAACATCTGAAACTCATATCTATTGATTGTCACTCAATGTCAAAAACTGTATGTCTACTTGAAGATGTATTattagtaagtttttttttatttcgataccttattatgtgtatttttatcattatttcgaTAACACTTAAAAACGTTCTAAGTTAACTCATATCAATATGGACGACGATATGGTTTGTAGTTCACAcgttgtacataaatattatcatgttatgtCATTATGCCCTtgtatatctaaataaaaaccAACTCTGCTTGTATaactaagtaaataaatatttgataaaatccCATATCTAAAGCGGTAATGCGCCCAAATTATGTACATCGCAGATTATTATTGCTGTACTGTTAATCTGCAGATAGTgggtggtaataataatagtaataataataataataataaaatacattttggagCAATTCATATTTTAGTTTCGAGCAGCAACCAAACATCAATTACGAGTATTATTCAGAGCCGTTCTTCTTCTGGTCATCGGCAGCGATCTTTTTGTTTCGATTTGCTTCAAGTATCAGGTCGGCGACCGGAGTCGTGGATGGCGCCAGCTGTTTGGCCGTCATGGGTGTCGTGTGATTTCTAGCCACAGTGGTTGTGGTCGCCGCTGAAGGGGGTGTAGCCGTGGTCACAGTAGGTTTTACTGCTGTTGTCGCTGTAGTGGTCAGTGACGTCTTGGCCGTCGTTGCCGGTGACACGGAAGTCGTGGCCGATATTGACGACTTTGATGAAGTTTCTTGCACGGGTTTGACTGTTGAGGGTGTCACaacggtggtggtggtggtggtggtggtggtggtggtgatggaAGCGGCCGTGGTCGTGGATGATCGAGAAGTAACTGTCGTAGCCGAGCTGCTGGGTGTTGATGTTTTAGATGCCTGCAAAGTAGTTAGAGCCATTGGCGTGATGGTTGAAGGCTTCGTAGAAGTTGGCGTGGTCACCGCGGTATAAGTGGTAGTTCGTGCCGTCGTCACGTTTGAGTCGCGCGCAGTTG
This genomic interval carries:
- the LOC132937884 gene encoding muscle-specific protein 20-like; the encoded protein is MPSGRPLWQVAGKRDLDQEVEAQQWIEAVTGEKFAPGLPFELALRDGVLLCKLMNKLAPGIIPKINTSGGDYKMMDNISQFQKACIQYGVPDVDLFQSVDLFEQKNVYRVTMTIFAIGRTAHKHPEWRGPSLGPRPSEENKRDFTEMQLRAGEGVIGLQAGQNKGATQAGQNFGNTRKILLGK